One window from the genome of Streptococcus salivarius encodes:
- the oppC gene encoding oligopeptide ABC transporter permease OppC, whose protein sequence is MASIDKSKFQFVKRDDFASETIDAPAYSYWKSVMRQFFKKKSTTVMLGILITIILMSFIYPMFSKFDFNDVSKVNDFSVRYVHPNGQYWFGTDSNGKSLFDSVWFGARNSILIAVIATFLNVVIGVLVGAVWGISKTFDMIMMEIYNIISNIPALLVVIVLTYSLGAGFWNMIFAMTVTGWIGIAYTIRIQIMRYRDLEYNLASRTLGTPTPKIVVKNIMPQLVSVIVTMASQLLPGFISYEAFLSYFGLGLPVTTPSLGRLISDYAQNVTVNAYLFWIPLTTLILVSLALFIVGQNLADASDPRTHR, encoded by the coding sequence ATGGCTTCAATTGATAAAAGTAAGTTCCAATTTGTAAAGCGCGATGATTTTGCCTCTGAAACAATTGATGCACCAGCCTATTCTTACTGGAAATCGGTGATGCGTCAGTTCTTCAAGAAAAAGTCAACAACTGTCATGTTGGGAATCTTGATTACTATCATTTTGATGAGTTTTATCTACCCGATGTTTTCAAAATTTGACTTTAATGATGTGTCTAAGGTTAATGACTTTAGTGTACGTTATGTGCATCCTAATGGCCAGTATTGGTTTGGTACAGATAGTAACGGGAAATCCCTCTTCGATAGTGTTTGGTTTGGAGCTCGTAATTCTATCCTTATTGCTGTTATCGCTACCTTCCTTAACGTTGTTATTGGTGTGCTTGTAGGTGCTGTTTGGGGGATTTCTAAGACCTTCGATATGATTATGATGGAAATCTACAACATCATCTCAAATATTCCTGCCCTCCTTGTAGTTATCGTCTTGACTTACTCATTGGGTGCTGGTTTCTGGAATATGATCTTTGCCATGACTGTTACAGGGTGGATTGGTATTGCCTATACTATCCGTATTCAAATCATGCGTTACCGTGATTTGGAGTATAACTTGGCTTCTCGTACACTGGGAACACCAACTCCTAAGATTGTGGTTAAAAACATCATGCCACAACTAGTATCAGTTATCGTAACTATGGCTAGTCAGCTCTTGCCAGGATTTATCTCTTACGAAGCCTTCCTTTCATACTTTGGTTTAGGGCTTCCTGTTACGACGCCTAGTCTTGGTCGTTTGATTTCAGACTATGCACAGAACGTTACAGTCAATGCTTATCTCTTCTGGATTCCATTGACTACCTTGATCCTCGTTTCCCTTGCTCTCTTTATTGTCGGTCAAAACTTGGCGGATGCCAGCGACCCACGTACGCATAGATAG
- a CDS encoding ABC transporter ATP-binding protein, with amino-acid sequence MTDIVTLTNLTKTYNGIPALRDVTMSIPSGKIIGLLGPNGSGKTTLIKILNGLLQPTSGLATINGFQPSPITKAQVAYLPDTTYLDESKTIQYYLDFFQDFYADFRYPLALQHLQDLKLQPDLRLKDLSKGNKEKVQLILVMSREAKLYLLDEPIGGVDPASRDYILKTIINQYSEDASVIISTHLISDIESVLDEVVFLKYGQIELQGDADNIRQAHGKSIDKLFREMFHN; translated from the coding sequence ATGACTGATATTGTAACTCTAACAAATCTCACCAAGACCTATAATGGTATTCCAGCCCTTAGAGATGTGACCATGTCCATCCCTTCTGGTAAAATCATTGGTCTCTTAGGACCAAACGGTAGTGGTAAAACAACCCTAATCAAAATTTTGAACGGCCTCCTTCAACCGACTTCAGGTTTAGCAACTATTAATGGATTTCAGCCATCACCTATCACAAAGGCACAAGTGGCTTATTTGCCTGACACAACCTATTTAGATGAAAGTAAGACAATACAGTACTACTTGGATTTCTTCCAAGATTTCTATGCTGACTTCCGTTATCCTCTTGCCTTGCAACACTTGCAGGATTTAAAGCTCCAGCCTGATTTGCGCCTTAAGGACCTCTCAAAAGGTAACAAAGAAAAAGTTCAGTTGATTTTGGTTATGAGTCGTGAAGCTAAACTCTATCTCCTCGATGAACCTATCGGTGGAGTCGATCCTGCGTCACGTGACTACATTCTTAAAACCATCATCAACCAATACTCTGAAGATGCTTCTGTTATCATTTCAACCCATTTGATTTCAGATATTGAATCCGTCCTAGATGAAGTTGTCTTCTTAAAATACGGTCAGATTGAACTTCAGGGTGATGCTGATAATATCCGTCAAGCCCATGGCAAATCTATCGACAAACTCTTTAGAGAGATGTTCCACAACTAG
- a CDS encoding Cof-type HAD-IIB family hydrolase produces MSEIKLLALDLDGTLFTKDKQVTAENRAALKVAEAKGVHVVITTGRPLPAITHILEDLGLLDDKHYSVTFNGGLVQRNNGDILIKKEMSREDLKKIYAVFEPLGLPMDVISDGIVYGVPSKGNHSLYRQANPTLTFVDVESIDDIPENIVYNKVVTVCEEAFLDAQIQKIPDHLYQAFEVFKSREIILEVMPKGVHKAVGLRLLTDYLALDKSQVMAMGDEENDLTMLEWAGLGVAMANAVPKVKAVAKAVTTKTNEESGVAEAIHKYILEK; encoded by the coding sequence ATGTCTGAGATTAAATTGTTGGCCTTGGACCTAGATGGGACCCTCTTTACTAAGGATAAGCAAGTAACAGCTGAAAATAGAGCTGCTCTTAAGGTGGCAGAAGCTAAGGGGGTTCATGTGGTCATTACGACTGGTCGTCCTCTGCCAGCTATTACTCATATCTTGGAAGATTTGGGCTTGTTAGACGATAAGCACTATAGTGTGACCTTCAATGGTGGCTTGGTTCAGCGTAATAACGGCGATATCCTCATAAAGAAAGAGATGAGTCGAGAAGATTTAAAGAAGATTTATGCTGTTTTTGAGCCTCTGGGGCTCCCGATGGATGTTATCAGTGATGGCATTGTCTATGGTGTGCCAAGTAAAGGCAATCATTCTCTCTATCGTCAGGCTAATCCTACCTTGACCTTCGTTGATGTGGAGAGTATTGATGACATTCCTGAAAATATCGTCTATAATAAAGTAGTTACGGTCTGTGAGGAAGCGTTTTTGGATGCTCAAATTCAAAAAATACCTGACCATTTATACCAAGCGTTTGAGGTCTTTAAGTCTCGTGAAATTATCCTAGAGGTTATGCCTAAAGGTGTTCATAAGGCTGTGGGTTTGAGACTCTTGACTGATTACCTTGCTCTGGATAAAAGTCAGGTCATGGCTATGGGAGACGAGGAAAACGACTTGACAATGCTGGAGTGGGCTGGTCTTGGTGTGGCTATGGCGAATGCTGTTCCTAAGGTCAAGGCTGTTGCCAAGGCAGTAACGACAAAAACTAATGAGGAATCTGGAGTGGCTGAGGCCATCCACAAATATATTCTAGAGAAATAA
- a CDS encoding GntR family transcriptional regulator: MAWTFDEKSPIYLQIAYRVKLKIASKELSMGQQLLPVREFAQEAGVNPNTVQRAFQELEKEGLVYSARTSGRFVTEDEKLIDQKRHEIAQSLMKNFVTEMTAIGFSSPEIKSIITDYIEQTGKDL, encoded by the coding sequence ATGGCTTGGACATTTGATGAAAAATCGCCAATTTATCTCCAAATCGCCTATCGCGTCAAACTGAAGATAGCTTCCAAGGAATTGAGTATGGGACAACAACTCCTACCTGTTAGGGAATTTGCTCAGGAAGCCGGGGTCAATCCCAACACCGTACAAAGAGCCTTCCAAGAACTTGAAAAAGAGGGGTTGGTCTACTCTGCCCGTACCTCTGGTCGCTTTGTTACCGAAGATGAAAAACTAATTGATCAAAAACGACACGAGATTGCCCAAAGTCTCATGAAAAACTTTGTCACTGAGATGACAGCCATTGGTTTTAGCTCACCTGAAATCAAATCTATCATCACTGACTACATCGAACAAACAGGAAAGGACTTATAG
- a CDS encoding HAD-IIB family hydrolase — protein MKILATDMDGTFLDHLGAYDKARLDNLLDACEAKDYVFTVASGRALLALEELFDGFVDRIAIIAENGALVQYKGEVLFESKLEPKDYLEIADTTLALPTCEGVLLSGRRGAYAPNDADPAYLKAMERYYENVMVTDLEAVTDDIFKVTAKFQGDTIMERGDYLNTIFEDMTAVTTGFDSMDIILKGVDKGFGLYHLCQELGRQASDVVAFGDNLNDMEMLTFAGHAVATENARDEIKAVADEVIGHHKDGAVFDFMEGLVGSDV, from the coding sequence TTGAAAATTTTAGCAACAGATATGGATGGTACCTTTCTAGACCATCTTGGTGCCTATGACAAAGCACGTTTGGATAACCTTTTGGATGCTTGTGAAGCTAAAGATTACGTTTTTACCGTAGCTTCTGGCCGAGCTCTCTTGGCCTTGGAGGAGCTTTTTGATGGTTTTGTGGACCGCATTGCTATTATTGCGGAGAATGGGGCCTTGGTTCAGTACAAGGGCGAAGTCCTGTTTGAGTCCAAGCTAGAACCTAAAGATTATTTAGAAATTGCAGACACGACTTTAGCCTTGCCAACTTGTGAAGGGGTTCTCTTGTCTGGACGTCGAGGTGCCTATGCACCAAACGATGCAGATCCAGCCTATCTTAAGGCCATGGAACGTTACTATGAAAATGTCATGGTAACAGACCTTGAAGCGGTCACAGATGATATTTTCAAGGTAACTGCTAAGTTCCAAGGGGATACCATTATGGAACGTGGTGACTACCTCAACACGATTTTTGAGGATATGACAGCTGTGACAACTGGCTTTGATTCTATGGATATTATCCTTAAAGGTGTGGACAAGGGCTTTGGTCTTTACCATCTTTGTCAAGAGTTGGGGCGTCAAGCTTCAGATGTTGTAGCCTTTGGTGATAATCTCAATGATATGGAGATGTTGACCTTTGCTGGGCATGCGGTTGCTACGGAAAATGCCCGCGATGAGATTAAGGCAGTAGCTGACGAAGTGATTGGTCACCATAAAGATGGTGCAGTCTTTGATTTCATGGAAGGATTGGTAGGTTCGGATGTCTGA
- a CDS encoding ATP-binding cassette domain-containing protein, translating into MPEKLVEVKDVEISFGEGSKKFVAVHNANFFINKGETFSLVGESGSGKTTIGRAIIGLNDTSNGEIIFDGKKINGHLSHSEKNDLIRRIQMIFQDPAASLNERATVDYILSEGLHNFHLYKDEEDRKAKIKKIIKEVGLLEEHLTRYPHEFSGGQRQRIGIARSLVMQPDLVIADEPISALDVSVRAQVLNLLKKFQKELGLTYLFIAHDLSVVRFISDRIAVIYKGTIVEVAETEELYNNPIHPYTKSLLSAVPIPDPILERKKVLKVYNPNQHDYSVDKPEMVEVRPGHFVWGNKAEIETYRKEQSK; encoded by the coding sequence ATGCCTGAGAAGTTAGTTGAAGTAAAAGATGTGGAGATTTCCTTCGGTGAAGGAAGCAAGAAATTCGTTGCTGTCCACAATGCTAATTTTTTCATCAACAAGGGTGAAACCTTTTCCCTCGTTGGTGAGTCTGGTAGTGGTAAAACCACTATCGGGCGTGCCATTATTGGTCTAAATGATACAAGTAATGGTGAGATTATTTTTGACGGTAAGAAAATCAATGGACACTTGTCTCACTCTGAGAAAAACGACCTTATCCGTCGTATCCAGATGATTTTCCAAGACCCTGCGGCTAGTTTGAATGAACGTGCAACAGTCGATTATATCTTGTCCGAGGGCTTGCATAACTTCCATCTCTATAAGGATGAGGAAGATCGTAAAGCTAAAATCAAGAAAATCATCAAAGAAGTGGGACTTCTTGAGGAGCACTTGACACGTTACCCTCACGAATTTTCTGGGGGACAACGTCAACGTATTGGGATTGCACGTTCCTTGGTCATGCAACCTGACTTGGTTATCGCTGACGAACCCATCTCAGCCCTTGACGTGTCAGTTCGTGCCCAAGTTTTGAACTTGCTTAAGAAATTCCAAAAAGAGTTGGGATTGACCTATCTCTTTATCGCTCACGACTTGTCAGTGGTCCGTTTCATTTCTGACCGTATCGCTGTTATTTACAAGGGGACAATCGTGGAAGTTGCTGAGACAGAAGAACTCTACAACAATCCTATCCACCCTTACACCAAGTCACTCTTGTCTGCTGTTCCTATTCCAGACCCAATCTTGGAACGTAAGAAAGTCTTGAAGGTTTATAATCCAAACCAACACGACTATTCTGTCGATAAACCAGAAATGGTTGAAGTACGTCCAGGACACTTCGTTTGGGGTAACAAGGCCGAAATCGAGACTTATCGTAAAGAACAAAGTAAATAA
- the ftsY gene encoding signal recognition particle-docking protein FtsY, whose amino-acid sequence MGLFDRLFGQEEKQSQETVANQEISETEALDNQDLSTSEGISESQTEQLSESETQVEEISSTESVESSDSTVTEESEAVSDEDRSVDNQASSEAEGVSESEESQVAVDNHFADVMADYYAKKAQVAAAAEKGETVTFEAVQTRKVEEKPEEVQASKTETEQEKYNRTLKKTRTGFAARLNEFFANFRRVDEEFFEELEEMLILSDVGVNVATQLTEDLRYEARLENVKKTEDLQRLIIEKLVDIYEKDDVYKEQINFQDGLTVMLFVGVNGVGKTTSIGKLAHKYKEEGKKVMLVAADTFRAGAVAQLVEWGRRVDVPVVTGAEKADPASVVFDGMEKALAEGVDVLMIDTAGRLQNKDNLMAELEKIGRIIKRVVPEAPHETLLALDASTGQNALSQAKEFSKITPLTGLVLTKLDGSAKGGVVLAIRQELDIPVKLIGFGEKIDDIGEFHSEEFMQGLLTGLV is encoded by the coding sequence ATGGGTCTATTTGATCGATTATTTGGACAAGAGGAAAAACAGTCACAGGAAACTGTAGCAAATCAGGAAATTTCAGAAACTGAGGCTCTTGATAATCAAGACTTGTCAACAAGTGAAGGGATAAGCGAGAGTCAAACAGAACAGCTCAGTGAGTCAGAGACTCAAGTAGAAGAGATTTCATCCACAGAATCTGTTGAATCTAGTGATTCTACTGTGACAGAAGAAAGTGAAGCAGTGTCTGACGAAGACCGTTCTGTTGATAATCAGGCTTCAAGCGAAGCAGAAGGCGTTTCAGAGTCAGAAGAAAGTCAAGTTGCTGTGGATAACCACTTTGCGGATGTCATGGCTGATTACTATGCTAAGAAGGCTCAAGTAGCCGCTGCTGCAGAAAAAGGTGAAACTGTCACTTTTGAAGCTGTTCAAACCCGTAAAGTTGAGGAAAAACCTGAAGAAGTTCAGGCTTCAAAAACTGAAACAGAACAAGAAAAATATAACCGTACCCTCAAGAAGACGCGTACTGGTTTTGCTGCTCGCTTGAATGAATTCTTTGCGAATTTCCGTCGTGTTGATGAGGAGTTCTTCGAAGAATTGGAAGAAATGCTGATTCTTTCCGATGTTGGGGTTAATGTTGCAACGCAATTAACGGAAGATTTGCGCTATGAAGCCCGCCTCGAAAATGTCAAAAAGACTGAGGATTTGCAACGCTTGATTATCGAAAAACTTGTGGATATCTACGAGAAGGATGATGTCTACAAGGAGCAGATTAATTTCCAAGATGGTTTGACAGTCATGCTTTTCGTTGGTGTCAACGGTGTTGGTAAGACAACGTCTATCGGTAAGTTGGCGCATAAATACAAAGAAGAAGGCAAAAAAGTTATGTTGGTAGCTGCCGATACCTTCCGTGCGGGAGCTGTCGCTCAGTTGGTTGAGTGGGGGCGTCGTGTTGATGTGCCAGTAGTGACTGGTGCTGAGAAGGCTGACCCAGCTTCAGTGGTCTTTGACGGTATGGAAAAGGCCCTTGCTGAGGGAGTCGACGTCCTTATGATTGATACTGCGGGACGTTTGCAAAATAAAGACAATCTTATGGCAGAGCTTGAAAAGATTGGTCGTATTATCAAACGTGTGGTTCCAGAAGCACCTCATGAAACCCTCTTGGCCTTGGATGCCTCAACAGGTCAAAATGCCCTTAGTCAGGCTAAGGAATTTTCAAAAATTACACCTCTTACAGGTCTTGTCTTGACTAAGTTGGACGGTAGTGCCAAGGGTGGTGTGGTTCTAGCCATTCGCCAAGAGTTGGATATTCCAGTTAAGTTAATTGGTTTTGGTGAGAAAATTGATGACATTGGTGAGTTCCATTCAGAAGAATTCATGCAAGGTCTCTTGACTGGTTTGGTTTAA
- the gmk gene encoding guanylate kinase → MSERGLLIVFSGPSGVGKGTVRQEIFSTPDHKFEYSVSMTTRAQRPGEVDGKDYFFRSREEFEELIRNGQMLEYAEYVGNYYGTPLTYVNETLDKGIDVFLEIEVQGALQVKKKVPDAVFIFLTPPDLNELQERLVGRGTDSEEVIAQRIERAREEIALMSEYDYAIVNDEVPLAAERVKRVIEAEHFRVDRVIGRYRNMISEKKLSDK, encoded by the coding sequence ATGTCTGAACGTGGACTTTTGATTGTTTTTTCAGGGCCTTCTGGTGTCGGAAAAGGAACTGTTCGTCAGGAGATTTTTTCAACACCTGACCATAAATTTGAATACTCAGTATCAATGACCACACGTGCTCAACGTCCTGGTGAAGTTGATGGAAAGGATTATTTCTTCCGTTCGCGTGAGGAATTTGAAGAGCTTATTCGTAATGGTCAAATGTTGGAATATGCTGAGTATGTGGGTAACTACTACGGAACACCTTTGACTTATGTTAATGAAACCTTGGATAAAGGTATTGATGTTTTCCTTGAAATCGAGGTTCAAGGTGCCCTTCAGGTTAAGAAAAAGGTCCCAGATGCTGTCTTCATCTTTTTGACACCACCGGATTTGAACGAGCTTCAAGAACGTTTGGTTGGTCGTGGGACAGATTCTGAGGAAGTTATTGCTCAACGTATCGAGCGTGCGCGTGAAGAAATTGCTCTTATGAGCGAATACGATTATGCTATTGTTAATGACGAAGTGCCTTTGGCTGCTGAGCGTGTCAAACGTGTTATTGAAGCAGAACACTTCCGTGTTGACCGTGTGATTGGCCGCTATCGTAATATGATTTCAGAAAAGAAATTATCAGATAAATAA
- a CDS encoding ABC transporter ATP-binding protein, with the protein MTENKNVILSARDIVVEFDVRDRVLTAIRGVSLDLVEGEVLALVGESGSGKSVLTKTFTGMLEDNGRVASGSIDYRGQDLTKLKSHQDWASIRGAKIATIFQDPMTSLDPIKTIGSQIVEVIVKHQGKSAKEAKKMAIDYMDKVGIPDAEKRFNEYPFQYSGGMRQRIVIAIALACHPDVLICDEPTTALDVTIQAQIIDLLKSLKEEYGFSVIFITHDLGVVASIADKVAVMYAGEIIEYATVEEIFYEPCHPYTWSLLSSLPQLADDKGELFSIPGTPPSLYTPVVGDAFALRSDYAMQIDFEEKAPQFQVSDTHWAKTWLLHEDAPKVEKPAVIQNLHEKIRANMGFAHLGDEEEGNA; encoded by the coding sequence ATGACAGAAAATAAAAATGTAATATTATCGGCTCGCGATATCGTCGTGGAATTTGACGTTCGTGACCGTGTTTTGACAGCCATTCGAGGAGTTTCCCTTGATTTGGTTGAAGGTGAAGTTTTAGCCTTGGTTGGTGAGTCTGGTTCAGGTAAATCAGTTTTGACTAAGACTTTCACAGGGATGCTTGAAGATAATGGTCGTGTCGCTAGTGGTTCGATTGATTATCGCGGTCAAGATTTGACTAAGCTTAAGAGTCACCAAGATTGGGCATCTATTCGTGGGGCTAAGATTGCGACTATCTTCCAAGATCCTATGACCAGTCTTGACCCAATTAAGACTATCGGTAGCCAAATTGTTGAAGTCATTGTCAAACACCAAGGAAAATCAGCCAAAGAAGCTAAAAAAATGGCCATTGATTACATGGACAAGGTTGGTATTCCTGATGCTGAAAAACGTTTCAATGAGTATCCTTTCCAATACTCTGGTGGGATGCGTCAACGTATCGTTATTGCCATTGCCTTGGCTTGTCATCCAGATGTCCTTATCTGTGACGAACCAACAACTGCCCTTGATGTGACCATTCAAGCTCAAATCATCGACCTCTTGAAATCACTCAAAGAGGAGTACGGTTTCTCAGTGATTTTCATTACCCATGACCTTGGTGTGGTAGCAAGTATCGCTGATAAGGTTGCTGTTATGTATGCTGGTGAAATCATTGAATACGCAACTGTTGAGGAAATTTTCTATGAGCCTTGTCATCCATACACGTGGAGCTTGCTTTCAAGCTTGCCACAGTTGGCCGATGATAAGGGTGAGCTTTTCTCAATTCCAGGGACACCACCATCACTTTATACACCGGTTGTTGGGGATGCCTTTGCCTTGCGTTCAGACTATGCTATGCAGATTGACTTCGAGGAAAAAGCACCACAATTCCAAGTTTCAGATACTCACTGGGCTAAGACCTGGCTCTTACATGAGGATGCACCAAAAGTTGAAAAACCTGCGGTTATCCAAAATCTACATGAAAAAATCCGTGCTAATATGGGATTTGCACATTTAGGAGATGAGGAGGAAGGCAATGCCTGA
- a CDS encoding primosomal protein N', with translation MVLVAQIIVDVPLMQTDRPYSYLVPEAMQEQIAIGMRVHVPFGKGNRLLQGFIIGLEEQENLRDLPELKPIAELLDYEPVLNQEQLDLADQMRHTVFSYKISILKSMLPGLLNSQYDKVIMATDKLGEEDKQTFLQGQDHVLFSQLSEEQRQAIPRLVQSGRVTVDYLAKDKQNIKTEKHYSVQKGILETLAISQRAKRRLEMRDFLLEKSEPGKVADLHKLFSRDVVKFFIEAGALVITEVEVNRADSYFEKVEKTDFLELNAQQAHAVEEMTRQIGQGGKPFLLEGVTGSGKTEVYLHLIERTLAMGKTAIVLVPEISLTPQMTNRFISRFGDLVAIMHSGLSDGEKFDEWRKVRSGQAKVVVGARSAIFAPLDNIGAIIIDEEHEATYKQESNPRYHARDVALLRAKSHGAVLVLGSATPSIETRARAQKGVYHFLELTQRANPNAKIPQVEVVDFKDFVGRQEASDFTPPLLEKIRERLGRKEQVVLMLNRRGYSSFVMCRDCGYVDDCPNCDISLTLHMDTKTMNCHYCDFQKAIPHVCPNCQSRQIRYYGTGTQKAYDQLTELLPEAKVIRMDVDTTRKKGAHEKLLEAFGSGKADILLGTQMIAKGLDFPNVTLVGVLNADTSLNLPDFRSAERTFQLLTQVAGRAGRADKEGEVIIQTYNPSHYAIRFAQQQDYEGFYAYEMGIRRQLAYPPYFYTVGITLSHKDEEFVVRKSYEVMAYLREHLSDKVTFLGPTPKPIARTHNLYHYQIIIKYRFEDNLEETLNRVLDMTQEPENKDLRLIIDHEPQNFT, from the coding sequence ATGGTTTTAGTAGCACAAATTATTGTAGACGTTCCTCTGATGCAGACGGACAGACCTTATAGTTACCTGGTACCGGAAGCCATGCAAGAACAAATCGCCATCGGTATGCGGGTTCATGTGCCTTTTGGTAAAGGAAATCGTCTACTTCAAGGTTTTATTATTGGCTTGGAAGAGCAGGAAAATTTAAGAGATCTTCCTGAACTAAAACCCATCGCTGAGCTTTTAGATTATGAGCCAGTGCTTAATCAGGAACAGCTGGATTTGGCTGATCAGATGCGACATACGGTCTTTTCTTATAAGATTTCCATCTTGAAGTCAATGCTACCTGGTCTCCTTAATTCTCAGTACGATAAGGTTATCATGGCGACTGATAAACTAGGTGAAGAAGATAAACAGACTTTTCTTCAGGGGCAGGATCATGTTCTTTTCTCGCAGTTGTCAGAGGAGCAGCGTCAAGCCATTCCTCGTCTGGTCCAGTCTGGGCGTGTAACGGTTGATTACCTTGCTAAGGATAAGCAGAACATTAAGACTGAGAAGCACTATAGTGTTCAAAAGGGCATTCTTGAGACTTTGGCTATTTCGCAGCGGGCTAAGAGGCGTTTGGAGATGCGAGACTTCTTGCTCGAGAAGAGTGAGCCAGGGAAGGTGGCAGACCTCCACAAACTTTTTTCACGAGATGTGGTTAAGTTTTTCATCGAAGCTGGTGCCTTGGTCATCACTGAAGTTGAGGTCAATCGTGCCGATAGCTACTTTGAAAAGGTAGAGAAGACGGATTTTCTTGAGCTTAATGCTCAACAGGCACATGCTGTTGAAGAAATGACGCGCCAAATTGGACAAGGCGGCAAACCATTCTTATTGGAAGGGGTAACGGGATCAGGTAAGACAGAGGTCTATCTGCATCTTATCGAGAGGACCTTGGCTATGGGGAAAACGGCTATTGTCTTGGTACCAGAGATTTCCCTGACGCCCCAAATGACCAATCGTTTCATTTCACGGTTTGGTGACTTGGTGGCCATCATGCATTCAGGCTTGTCAGACGGTGAGAAATTTGACGAGTGGCGAAAGGTTAGGTCAGGCCAGGCCAAGGTTGTGGTAGGAGCACGTTCGGCGATCTTTGCTCCCTTGGACAATATCGGAGCTATCATTATCGATGAGGAACATGAGGCTACTTATAAACAAGAATCCAATCCTCGCTACCATGCTAGAGATGTGGCCTTGCTTAGGGCTAAGAGTCATGGAGCCGTGCTTGTTCTTGGTTCAGCAACACCGTCTATTGAGACTCGGGCGAGAGCTCAGAAAGGGGTTTACCATTTTCTTGAGTTGACTCAGAGGGCTAATCCTAATGCCAAAATTCCTCAGGTGGAAGTGGTGGACTTTAAGGATTTTGTGGGCCGTCAAGAGGCTAGTGATTTTACGCCACCTCTCTTAGAGAAAATCCGAGAACGCTTGGGACGTAAGGAACAAGTCGTGCTAATGTTGAACCGTCGTGGCTATTCCTCTTTTGTCATGTGTCGTGACTGTGGCTATGTGGATGATTGTCCCAACTGTGATATTTCCCTAACCTTGCATATGGATACCAAGACCATGAATTGCCACTATTGTGATTTTCAAAAAGCAATACCACATGTCTGCCCTAACTGTCAGAGCCGTCAGATTCGCTATTATGGGACTGGGACACAGAAGGCTTATGACCAATTGACGGAACTTTTGCCAGAAGCCAAAGTGATTCGTATGGATGTTGATACGACACGCAAGAAAGGGGCTCACGAGAAACTCTTGGAGGCCTTTGGAAGTGGTAAGGCTGACATTTTGCTTGGAACTCAGATGATTGCCAAGGGCTTGGATTTTCCAAATGTTACCTTGGTAGGGGTCTTGAATGCAGATACGTCGCTAAATTTACCAGATTTTCGTTCAGCTGAGCGTACCTTCCAACTGTTGACTCAGGTGGCTGGTCGTGCTGGTCGTGCTGACAAGGAAGGGGAAGTTATTATTCAAACCTATAATCCTAGTCATTATGCCATTCGGTTTGCACAGCAACAGGATTATGAAGGTTTCTACGCCTATGAAATGGGGATTCGACGTCAGTTGGCCTATCCCCCTTATTTCTATACGGTAGGAATTACGCTTTCTCACAAGGATGAAGAGTTTGTAGTTCGCAAGAGCTATGAGGTTATGGCTTATTTAAGAGAGCACCTGTCAGACAAGGTGACCTTCCTAGGGCCTACGCCTAAGCCAATTGCCCGAACACATAACCTTTATCACTATCAGATTATTATCAAATACCGTTTTGAGGATAACTTGGAAGAAACGCTTAATAGGGTCCTTGACATGACTCAGGAGCCTGAGAACAAGGACCTGCGTTTGATTATTGATCACGAACCTCAGAATTTTACCTAA
- the rpoZ gene encoding DNA-directed RNA polymerase subunit omega, with translation MMLKPSIDKLLDKVPSKYSLVILQAKRAHELAAGAEPTQEFTSVKPTLQALEEIESGNVTIHPDPESKRELARLKVIQARLAAEEEERKIKEQIAKEKEEGDKI, from the coding sequence ATGATGTTGAAACCCTCTATTGACAAACTTTTGGATAAAGTGCCTTCAAAATATTCATTGGTTATTTTGCAAGCAAAACGCGCCCATGAATTGGCCGCTGGTGCTGAACCAACTCAAGAGTTTACGTCAGTAAAACCAACCCTTCAAGCCCTTGAAGAAATTGAATCTGGTAATGTGACTATTCACCCAGATCCAGAATCTAAACGTGAATTGGCACGTTTGAAAGTGATCCAAGCACGTCTTGCTGCTGAGGAAGAAGAACGTAAAATCAAAGAACAAATCGCTAAAGAAAAAGAAGAAGGCGATAAAATCTAA